In Sporichthya polymorpha DSM 43042, a genomic segment contains:
- a CDS encoding tyrosine-type recombinase/integrase, translated as MAHVEDRWEKQADGGVRVRTDRYGKGDRWRARYFDPNGRERARTFARKADAERFLAGVEADKSRGLYVDPAAGRITLQEYATSWQAAQVHRRTTAAAFDSHLRNHILPLLGHRPMGAITRSEIQGWVKSRSDVLAPTTTTLVYSVLRMIFRAAVADRVLAISPCERITLPKAPPREVTPLPAEAVAGLAAAVPERYRALLICAAGTGLRQGEVLGLRRDRVDFLRRTLTVDGQLILMPGAPPYLAPPKTTASYRTVPLADVVLDALAAHVAAVPAALTPDARGRSVELMFSDDHGRPIGRTWFHRTVWRPAVLAAGLPAGSHFHELRHFYASLLIDGGESVKVVQARLGHATADETLNTYAHLWPDTEERSRAAVDAGLGRSLAASQPREGQARRSGD; from the coding sequence ATGGCACATGTCGAAGACCGCTGGGAGAAGCAGGCCGACGGCGGCGTCCGCGTGCGGACCGACCGCTACGGCAAAGGCGACCGATGGCGGGCTCGCTACTTCGACCCGAACGGCCGGGAGCGCGCACGCACATTCGCACGCAAGGCTGATGCCGAGCGGTTCCTGGCTGGGGTGGAGGCGGACAAGTCGCGCGGGCTCTACGTGGACCCCGCCGCCGGACGGATCACGCTGCAGGAGTACGCCACGTCCTGGCAGGCAGCGCAGGTCCACCGGCGCACGACCGCCGCCGCCTTCGACTCCCACCTGCGCAACCACATCCTCCCGCTGCTCGGCCACCGCCCGATGGGAGCCATCACCCGTTCCGAGATCCAGGGCTGGGTCAAATCCCGCTCGGACGTGCTGGCACCCACGACCACCACGCTCGTGTACTCGGTGCTGCGCATGATCTTCCGCGCCGCCGTGGCCGACCGGGTGCTGGCGATCAGCCCGTGCGAACGGATCACCCTGCCCAAGGCGCCACCCCGCGAGGTCACGCCCCTCCCGGCCGAGGCGGTCGCCGGGCTCGCCGCCGCCGTGCCCGAGCGGTACCGGGCGCTGCTGATCTGCGCGGCCGGCACCGGGTTGCGCCAAGGGGAGGTCCTCGGACTGCGTCGCGACCGCGTCGACTTCCTGCGCCGGACCCTGACCGTGGACGGGCAGTTGATCCTGATGCCCGGAGCGCCCCCGTACCTGGCGCCACCCAAGACCACCGCCAGCTACCGGACCGTTCCCTTGGCCGACGTCGTGCTGGACGCGCTGGCCGCGCATGTGGCGGCCGTCCCGGCCGCGCTAACGCCTGACGCCCGCGGCCGTTCGGTCGAGCTGATGTTCAGCGACGACCACGGCCGGCCGATCGGGCGAACCTGGTTCCACCGCACCGTCTGGCGGCCTGCGGTGCTGGCGGCCGGTCTCCCGGCGGGCAGTCACTTTCACGAGCTGCGGCATTTCTACGCCTCCCTGCTCATCGACGGCGGGGAGAGCGTGAAGGTCGTCCAAGCCCGACTCGGCCATGCCACGGCGGACGAGACCCTCAACACCTACGCCCATCTGTGGCCGGACACCGAGGAACGGTCCCGGGCTGCGGTAGATGCCGGTCTCGGTCGTTCCCTGGCCGCCAGCCAGCCCAGAGAAGGGCAAGCGCGCAGGTCCGGGGACTAA
- a CDS encoding excisionase family DNA-binding protein, whose translation MPAVPDPRPRQNAVAGDLLSVPQAAERLGTPVRFIRRLISERRIRFYKVGRYVRLDTHDLDAFIASGRVEPENK comes from the coding sequence ATGCCCGCAGTTCCGGACCCCCGACCCCGCCAAAACGCCGTCGCCGGTGACCTGCTCAGCGTCCCACAAGCGGCCGAACGCCTCGGCACGCCCGTGCGGTTCATCCGGCGACTCATTTCCGAGCGCCGAATCCGATTCTACAAAGTCGGGCGCTACGTCCGCCTCGACACCCACGACCTCGACGCCTTCATCGCCTCCGGCCGCGTCGAACCCGAGAACAAGTGA
- the mobF gene encoding MobF family relaxase: MLSSAKIGTSSWRYYTAGVACAATDYYIGAGEAPGRWSGRGLAELSLDSDATVSESELEALFARALHPVTGERLGRAWRRDGVTGFDLTFSAPKSVSSLWALGDPDTASSVRAAHRAAVAAALTYLDTHASWSRRGMDGVEQTASAGLVAASFEHRTSRCGDPQLHTHALVVNKVRCADGRWRTLDATELYHHKKSAGMVYQAALRSELHARVGVVFEEPNAHGQAEIAGIPAGLLKLWSKRAAQIEPEAAVKIAEYENSLGRSLTSAEQAAVTKAAVLKTRPGKTHPDQATLGQAWADEAERAGYRREEILANVRAAAVDAPLAPTCEREEVAAAAVAAAAGARATFSRADVAGQVAARVPVDGRGAAEVLRTVEALTDRALGLDEAVSVGRQPHGVTARASDERWAGAEVLAAEARVLSLADRGRGGGYGRVPAASLVLALEDAGLDATQRAAVWAIAEGGDFLSVLTAPAGAGKTRTLGLAAEAWSRAGHRVLGLAPSARAAAELADATGSRTDTLAKWVYDHARRGRMPADARARVVLDARSVVIVDEASMANTHALDTLITAAARAGAKVVLVGDPAQIGVVNGPGGMLAALAAAGHGIELAGVHRFRQDWERDASLALRRGDPAGLTAYRDQDRLHACADGDGALDGVHAQWAAERAAGREVLMMARTRADVDALNTRARATAQAAGDISGPVVRLGERDWQAGDLLRTRRNDRTLPAGDGHVRNGDRWRVLTAQQDGLLVEHLDRGDRTFLPAAYAAAHAEYGWAATINAAQGATVDVGLVLVRPGIDREHLYVALTRGRDANHAYITPDTATDLDDRHGLPLVGRSGATDQERALDVLATALASSGAQDAAHTARENARVRPAEQARRAAEDAARRAAEPGLPAEHAARPTELTLRQQRRDQLNHEQREHRQAAAAARIELAGTSWLRPARRRDLAATITEHEQALLGNITAAAQLHREIDELTRQLAADARSRETEHRARALQHTSARSARSEVYLAPAASVETIPRLSARTRRALESAAARDAFRSPERSSRRAHEHMHDRGRDDAPGIGW; this comes from the coding sequence GTGTTGAGTTCGGCCAAGATCGGGACGTCGTCGTGGCGGTACTACACGGCCGGCGTGGCGTGTGCGGCGACGGACTACTACATCGGGGCAGGCGAGGCGCCGGGCCGATGGTCGGGTCGCGGCCTGGCGGAGCTGAGCCTGGACTCGGACGCGACGGTGAGCGAATCGGAGCTGGAGGCGCTCTTCGCCCGGGCGCTGCACCCGGTGACCGGGGAGCGGTTGGGCCGGGCGTGGCGCCGGGATGGCGTGACCGGGTTCGACCTCACCTTTTCGGCGCCGAAGAGCGTCAGTTCCTTATGGGCCCTGGGCGATCCGGACACCGCGAGTTCGGTGCGCGCCGCGCACCGGGCCGCCGTGGCGGCGGCGCTGACGTACCTGGACACGCACGCGTCCTGGTCGCGGCGGGGGATGGACGGGGTGGAACAAACCGCGTCCGCGGGGCTGGTCGCCGCCTCGTTCGAGCACCGGACCAGTCGGTGCGGGGATCCGCAGTTGCACACCCACGCGCTGGTGGTGAACAAGGTCCGCTGCGCGGACGGGCGGTGGCGCACCTTGGATGCCACCGAGTTGTACCACCACAAGAAATCCGCCGGAATGGTTTATCAAGCGGCGCTGCGCAGTGAATTGCACGCCCGGGTCGGCGTGGTGTTCGAGGAACCGAATGCGCACGGCCAAGCCGAAATAGCCGGTATCCCGGCCGGGTTGTTGAAGCTGTGGTCGAAAAGGGCCGCACAAATCGAACCCGAAGCCGCGGTGAAAATCGCCGAATACGAGAACTCCCTCGGCCGGTCCCTCACCTCCGCCGAGCAGGCGGCGGTGACCAAGGCCGCGGTGCTGAAGACCCGCCCGGGCAAGACCCACCCCGATCAGGCGACCCTGGGACAGGCCTGGGCCGACGAGGCGGAGCGCGCCGGCTACCGCCGTGAGGAGATCCTCGCGAACGTCCGGGCCGCGGCCGTCGACGCGCCCCTGGCTCCTACCTGCGAGCGGGAGGAGGTGGCGGCTGCCGCGGTCGCGGCCGCCGCTGGGGCGCGGGCCACGTTCTCCCGGGCCGACGTCGCCGGCCAGGTGGCGGCGCGGGTGCCGGTCGATGGCCGCGGCGCGGCCGAGGTCCTGCGCACGGTCGAGGCCCTGACCGACCGCGCCCTCGGCCTGGACGAGGCGGTGTCGGTCGGGCGGCAGCCGCACGGGGTCACCGCACGCGCGTCGGATGAGCGGTGGGCCGGCGCCGAGGTGCTGGCGGCCGAGGCGCGGGTGCTCTCGCTGGCCGACCGCGGTCGCGGCGGCGGCTACGGTCGGGTTCCCGCCGCGTCGCTGGTCCTCGCCCTGGAAGACGCCGGCCTGGACGCCACCCAGCGGGCTGCGGTGTGGGCCATCGCCGAGGGCGGGGACTTCCTCTCGGTGCTCACGGCCCCGGCCGGTGCGGGCAAGACCCGCACCCTCGGGTTGGCAGCGGAGGCGTGGAGCCGTGCCGGTCACCGCGTCCTCGGGCTGGCCCCGTCCGCGCGCGCGGCCGCCGAACTCGCCGACGCGACCGGCTCACGCACGGACACCCTCGCCAAGTGGGTCTATGACCACGCCCGGCGCGGGCGGATGCCGGCCGACGCCCGCGCCCGTGTCGTCCTCGACGCCCGCAGCGTGGTGATCGTCGACGAGGCCTCGATGGCCAACACCCACGCCCTCGACACCCTGATCACCGCCGCCGCCCGCGCCGGCGCCAAAGTCGTCCTGGTCGGTGACCCCGCCCAGATCGGGGTCGTCAACGGACCCGGCGGCATGCTCGCCGCCCTCGCCGCGGCCGGGCACGGCATCGAACTCGCCGGGGTGCACCGGTTCCGTCAGGACTGGGAACGCGACGCATCCCTCGCCCTGCGCCGCGGCGATCCCGCCGGGCTGACCGCCTACCGCGACCAAGACCGTCTGCACGCGTGCGCCGACGGCGACGGGGCTCTCGACGGGGTGCACGCGCAGTGGGCGGCCGAACGCGCCGCCGGGCGGGAGGTGCTGATGATGGCCCGCACCCGCGCCGACGTCGACGCCCTCAACACCCGCGCCCGCGCCACTGCCCAGGCCGCCGGCGACATCAGCGGGCCGGTCGTGCGCCTCGGTGAGCGGGACTGGCAAGCCGGAGATCTGCTGCGCACCCGCCGCAACGACCGCACCCTGCCTGCGGGGGACGGGCACGTGCGCAACGGCGACCGGTGGCGCGTCCTCACCGCACAACAGGACGGCCTGCTCGTCGAGCACCTCGACCGCGGCGACCGGACCTTCCTGCCCGCCGCCTACGCCGCAGCCCACGCCGAGTACGGCTGGGCCGCCACCATCAACGCCGCCCAGGGCGCCACCGTCGACGTCGGCCTGGTCCTCGTGCGCCCCGGGATCGACCGGGAACACCTCTACGTCGCGCTCACCCGCGGCCGCGACGCCAACCACGCCTACATCACTCCCGACACCGCCACGGACCTCGACGACCGTCACGGATTGCCACTGGTCGGACGATCCGGCGCGACGGACCAGGAGCGCGCTCTCGATGTGCTCGCCACCGCGCTGGCGAGCAGCGGCGCGCAGGACGCCGCCCACACCGCCCGCGAGAACGCACGCGTCCGCCCGGCCGAACAGGCGCGCCGCGCCGCCGAGGACGCGGCACGCCGAGCGGCCGAACCGGGCCTGCCCGCCGAACACGCCGCCCGGCCCACCGAGCTGACACTGCGCCAGCAACGGCGGGACCAGCTCAACCACGAGCAGCGCGAGCACCGGCAGGCCGCAGCCGCCGCTCGCATCGAACTCGCCGGTACCTCCTGGCTCCGTCCCGCGCGCCGCCGCGACCTCGCCGCCACCATCACCGAGCACGAGCAGGCGCTGCTCGGCAACATCACCGCAGCCGCGCAACTCCACCGGGAGATCGACGAACTCACCCGCCAACTCGCCGCCGACGCCCGTAGCCGCGAGACAGAGCACCGCGCGCGGGCCCTCCAGCACACAAGCGCCAGGTCCGCGCGAAGCGAGGTCTACCTCGCCCCGGCGGCCTCAGTGGAAACGATTCCGCGGCTGTCGGCGCGGACACGACGCGCCCTCGAAAGCGCCGCTGCCCGGGACGCGTTCCGTTCACCGGAGCGCAGCAGTCGGAGAGCGCACGAACACATGCACGACCGCGGCCGAGACGACGCTCCCGGGATCGGATGGTGA
- a CDS encoding DUF4396 domain-containing protein, which yields MIGMALGWGITPTIALAVALAFLYGYALSTLPLLSAALGFFAALSVVFAAETLSIATMEVVDNLVMA from the coding sequence ATGATCGGCATGGCGCTGGGCTGGGGAATCACGCCGACGATCGCGCTCGCGGTGGCGCTCGCATTCCTGTACGGATACGCGCTCTCGACGTTGCCGCTGCTGTCGGCCGCCCTCGGGTTCTTCGCCGCACTATCCGTGGTGTTCGCGGCCGAAACGCTTTCGATCGCGACCATGGAAGTCGTCGACAACCTCGTCATGGCCTGA
- a CDS encoding cytochrome c biogenesis CcdA family protein, which produces MSALAAVVGESFSTTVTSGSLLLAAPIALLAGLISFASPCVLPLVPGYLAYVTGLAGTDLGVARRGRVLAGTTLFVLGFAAVFVSFGALFGYAGAELIERQDTVNRVLGVVTILLGLSFLGVLPGLRREARWLHRAPASGLVAAPVLGVLFGVGWSPCIGPTLGAVQALAFDSASAERGALLTFIYSLGLGLPFIGIALGMRRLLGAVDWVRSHHLVVMRAGGVMMCVLGILLLTGLWTELSVQMRIWTANFSTPI; this is translated from the coding sequence GTGAGCGCGCTGGCCGCCGTGGTGGGCGAGTCGTTCTCGACGACCGTCACATCAGGTTCGCTGCTGTTGGCGGCCCCAATCGCGCTGCTCGCCGGGCTCATCTCGTTCGCGTCGCCCTGTGTGCTGCCGCTGGTGCCCGGATACCTCGCCTACGTCACCGGGCTTGCAGGGACCGATCTCGGCGTGGCCAGACGCGGGCGCGTGCTGGCGGGCACCACCCTGTTCGTCCTGGGTTTCGCGGCGGTGTTCGTTTCGTTCGGCGCGTTGTTCGGGTACGCCGGGGCCGAGCTGATTGAGCGTCAGGACACGGTCAACCGTGTGCTCGGGGTGGTGACGATCCTGCTCGGGCTGAGCTTCCTCGGGGTGCTACCCGGCCTGCGCCGCGAGGCCAGATGGCTGCACCGGGCTCCCGCGTCCGGCCTGGTCGCGGCGCCGGTGCTCGGCGTGCTGTTCGGGGTCGGCTGGTCCCCGTGCATCGGCCCCACCCTGGGTGCGGTGCAGGCACTGGCCTTCGACAGCGCGAGCGCGGAGCGCGGGGCGCTGCTCACCTTCATCTACAGTCTGGGCCTCGGCCTGCCGTTTATCGGGATCGCGCTGGGGATGCGCCGGTTGCTAGGTGCCGTCGATTGGGTGCGGTCCCATCACCTCGTGGTGATGCGCGCCGGTGGCGTGATGATGTGCGTGCTCGGGATCCTGCTGCTCACCGGTCTGTGGACCGAGCTCTCGGTCCAGATGCGGATCTGGACAGCGAACTTCAGCACGCCCATTTGA
- a CDS encoding TlpA disulfide reductase family protein, whose translation MRRDWRLAITVAGVVMVAGCGSGPGAGSAPGDDAGFVSGSGTITVLSVAQRGEPVALSGPLLGGGRYDIESQRGKVVLINIWGSWCAPCRREAPDLQRAWIELGDEGVQFLGLNTRDDAAGAAEAFERRWGITYPSIRDPDGSLQLSFRRTLPPKAIPSTLILDRQGRVAARIIGVGSYGTFTALVRQIAAETFDGTAGGFAPTATPGQRGGARRGPSMRVQR comes from the coding sequence ATGAGGCGCGATTGGCGGCTCGCGATCACCGTGGCCGGCGTTGTGATGGTCGCGGGGTGTGGCTCCGGCCCGGGGGCGGGCTCGGCGCCCGGAGATGATGCCGGGTTTGTCTCCGGCTCCGGCACCATCACCGTGCTCTCGGTCGCACAACGAGGGGAGCCGGTCGCGTTGAGCGGGCCGCTGCTCGGCGGCGGGCGTTACGACATCGAATCGCAGCGCGGCAAGGTCGTTCTGATCAACATCTGGGGGTCCTGGTGCGCCCCGTGCCGCCGAGAGGCGCCGGACCTGCAGCGGGCCTGGATCGAGCTCGGGGACGAGGGCGTTCAGTTCCTCGGTCTGAACACGCGCGACGACGCGGCCGGAGCCGCGGAAGCTTTCGAGCGCCGGTGGGGCATCACCTATCCGAGCATCCGTGATCCCGACGGAAGCCTCCAATTGTCCTTCCGCCGGACCCTGCCCCCGAAAGCGATCCCGAGCACGCTCATCCTCGACCGCCAGGGCCGCGTGGCGGCGCGGATCATCGGGGTCGGCTCTTATGGCACCTTCACCGCGCTGGTCCGGCAGATCGCAGCCGAGACCTTCGACGGCACCGCCGGCGGGTTCGCTCCGACCGCGACCCCAGGCCAGCGCGGTGGGGCGCGACGGGGGCCGTCCATGAGGGTCCAGCGGTGA
- a CDS encoding metalloregulator ArsR/SmtB family transcription factor, translating to MTMDSTPGCLRSTGAPSELDAAVALFHSLSDATRLAIVRRLAGGEARVVDLVAELGLAQSTVSTHVACLRDCGLVAGRPEGRQVFYSLARPELIDLLASAETLLAATGNAVALCPAYGADADSADEAKERAR from the coding sequence ATGACGATGGATAGCACACCCGGATGTCTGCGGTCGACGGGGGCCCCGAGCGAGCTGGATGCGGCAGTTGCCCTGTTCCACAGCCTCTCGGACGCGACCCGGTTGGCGATCGTGCGCCGCCTGGCCGGTGGTGAGGCACGCGTGGTCGACCTGGTGGCCGAACTCGGCCTGGCTCAGTCGACGGTGTCGACGCACGTGGCCTGCCTGCGGGATTGCGGTCTGGTGGCCGGGCGGCCAGAGGGCCGGCAGGTGTTCTACAGCCTCGCCCGACCGGAGCTGATCGACCTGTTGGCGTCCGCCGAAACGCTCTTGGCGGCCACGGGCAACGCGGTCGCACTGTGCCCGGCCTACGGCGCCGACGCCGACTCGGCGGACGAAGCGAAGGAGCGCGCGCGATGA
- a CDS encoding heavy metal translocating P-type ATPase: MSDACGCSDGPRPEGETGQEPERLWEISELRFAAAAGVLLVAALCADWAGATRSVELTLEALALVVGGYTFVPSTLRRLAQRRIGVGTLMTIAAVGAVLLGEVGEAAMLAFLFSISEGLEEYSLARTRRGLRALLSLVPDEATVLRDGRELVLPPGELRVGDAMLVKPGERLATDGIIRDGRTALDLSAITGESVPVEAGPGVEVFAGAINGTGALTVEVTTTAEDNSLARIVKIVEAEQSRKGASERLADRIAKPLVPGVMIVATLIAAIGSALGDPLVWIERALVVLVAASPCALAISVPVAVVAAIGAASKLGVLVKGGAALEALGAVRAVALDKTGTLTANRPAVIEVATTADATREQVLDLAGALEARSEHPLARAILAAVDHVRPATDVEAVTGAGLTGRRDGHTLRLGRPGWLEPGALAADVRRMQSAGATAVLVEQDGTVIGAIAVRDELRPEAAEVVAQLRRDGYEVAMLTGDNQATADALAKDVGIEVVHAELRPEDKARLIGQMRSRHSTAMVGDGVNDAPALATADLGIAMGAMGSDVAIETADVALMGEDLRHLAQAFAHARRARRIMLQNVGLSLAIVVGLMPLALFGLLGLAAVVLVHELAEVVVIANGVRAGRTKALEIPAAANAASLPRTTVDASS; this comes from the coding sequence ATGAGCGATGCCTGTGGGTGCAGCGACGGACCCCGGCCGGAGGGAGAGACCGGGCAGGAGCCGGAACGGCTCTGGGAGATCAGCGAGCTGCGCTTCGCCGCGGCGGCCGGGGTCTTACTGGTGGCCGCGCTGTGCGCGGACTGGGCGGGGGCGACCCGGTCGGTCGAGCTGACGCTGGAGGCGCTGGCGCTGGTCGTCGGCGGGTACACCTTCGTCCCCTCGACGCTGCGCCGACTGGCGCAGCGCCGGATCGGGGTGGGCACGCTCATGACCATCGCCGCGGTCGGCGCGGTGCTCCTCGGCGAGGTCGGGGAGGCCGCGATGCTGGCCTTCCTGTTCTCCATCAGCGAGGGCCTGGAGGAATACTCCCTGGCGCGGACCCGCCGGGGCCTGCGGGCGTTGCTCTCGCTCGTCCCGGACGAGGCGACCGTGCTGCGTGACGGGCGGGAGCTCGTCCTGCCGCCGGGCGAGCTGCGGGTCGGGGACGCGATGCTGGTCAAGCCGGGCGAGCGCCTCGCCACCGACGGGATCATCCGCGACGGCCGCACCGCTCTGGACCTCTCGGCGATCACCGGTGAGTCCGTGCCGGTCGAGGCCGGGCCCGGCGTCGAGGTCTTCGCCGGGGCGATTAACGGCACCGGGGCGCTCACGGTCGAGGTGACCACCACGGCCGAGGACAACTCCCTGGCCCGGATCGTGAAGATCGTCGAGGCCGAACAGTCCCGCAAGGGTGCCAGCGAGCGTTTGGCCGACCGCATCGCCAAGCCGCTGGTGCCTGGGGTGATGATCGTCGCGACGTTGATCGCCGCGATCGGCAGCGCGCTGGGCGATCCCCTCGTGTGGATCGAGCGCGCCCTGGTCGTGCTGGTGGCCGCGTCACCGTGCGCGCTGGCGATCTCGGTGCCGGTCGCCGTGGTCGCCGCCATCGGCGCGGCGAGCAAACTCGGTGTCCTGGTCAAAGGCGGGGCCGCCCTGGAAGCCCTCGGCGCCGTGCGCGCGGTCGCGCTGGACAAGACCGGCACGCTCACCGCGAACCGGCCCGCCGTCATCGAGGTCGCCACCACCGCTGACGCCACCCGCGAGCAGGTCCTGGACCTCGCCGGCGCGCTGGAGGCCCGCAGCGAGCACCCGTTGGCCCGCGCGATCCTGGCCGCCGTCGACCACGTCCGACCGGCCACCGATGTGGAGGCCGTCACCGGCGCCGGGTTGACCGGCCGCCGCGACGGGCACACCCTCCGGCTCGGGCGCCCCGGTTGGCTGGAGCCCGGCGCGCTGGCCGCCGACGTGAGGCGGATGCAATCCGCCGGGGCCACCGCCGTGCTGGTGGAGCAGGACGGCACGGTCATCGGGGCCATCGCGGTCCGCGACGAACTGCGACCCGAGGCGGCCGAGGTCGTGGCGCAGTTGCGCCGCGACGGTTACGAGGTCGCGATGCTCACCGGCGACAACCAGGCCACGGCCGACGCCCTGGCCAAGGACGTCGGCATCGAGGTCGTCCACGCCGAGCTCCGCCCCGAGGACAAGGCCCGGTTGATCGGGCAGATGCGCAGCCGACACTCCACCGCGATGGTCGGGGACGGGGTCAACGATGCTCCTGCGCTGGCCACCGCCGACCTGGGCATTGCCATGGGCGCCATGGGCAGCGACGTGGCCATCGAGACCGCCGATGTCGCATTGATGGGCGAGGACCTCCGACATCTTGCACAAGCGTTTGCCCACGCCCGCCGAGCCCGCCGGATCATGCTGCAGAACGTCGGCCTGTCGCTGGCCATCGTGGTCGGGCTGATGCCACTTGCGTTGTTCGGCCTGCTCGGCCTCGCGGCCGTAGTCCTGGTACACGAGCTCGCCGAGGTCGTCGTCATCGCCAACGGCGTCCGCGCCGGACGCACCAAGGCCCTGGAGATCCCGGCCGCCGCCAACGCGGCCTCACTTCCTCGCACCACGGTGGACGCTTCATCGTGA
- the lspA gene encoding signal peptidase II produces the protein MTAGGPLRDLGNRRPRIFLIATVAVLVALDLGIKAWAERDLADERSVDLGVIQLRLTFNPGVSFGLGDGLPSWLVLTVTGLLIAALATFSWRFSRAAPMPVAVALAVVLAGAVANFLDRAADGKVTDYLHTGWFPTFNGADIYITLGAIALGLAMLRAERAERSQQSRP, from the coding sequence GTGACCGCAGGCGGACCGCTCCGCGACCTCGGGAACAGACGCCCCCGGATCTTCTTGATCGCCACCGTGGCGGTGCTGGTCGCACTGGACCTGGGCATCAAGGCGTGGGCCGAGCGAGACCTCGCCGACGAACGATCCGTCGACCTCGGCGTCATCCAACTGCGACTGACGTTCAACCCCGGCGTCTCATTCGGGCTCGGCGACGGCCTTCCCAGCTGGCTCGTGCTCACGGTCACCGGGCTGCTCATCGCCGCCCTGGCGACCTTCAGCTGGCGCTTCTCCCGCGCCGCGCCCATGCCCGTGGCAGTGGCGCTGGCCGTCGTACTGGCCGGGGCGGTCGCCAACTTCCTCGACCGCGCCGCGGACGGGAAGGTCACCGATTACCTGCACACCGGCTGGTTCCCCACCTTCAACGGCGCCGACATCTACATCACCCTCGGCGCCATCGCGCTGGGTCTGGCCATGCTCCGGGCCGAGCGCGCCGAGCGGTCACAGCAGAGCAGGCCATGA
- a CDS encoding cation transporter gives MTSPEKHVMVRRGLALAYLIVVWDVVEGIVAVTAGLAANSIALVGFGIDSAIEVFAASVVIWQLRGGSQSRQGPALRLIAISFFVLAGYVAFESTRDLISQDRAGESVVGILLNAVALAVMVPVAIAQRRTGQALDNPVLLAQSTETWMSNALSVTVLTGLGLNSTLGWWWADPVVALVVAALAAWSGFETWREGKERSLTSTEHADP, from the coding sequence ATGACCTCGCCGGAGAAGCATGTGATGGTCCGCCGCGGGCTGGCGCTGGCCTACCTCATCGTCGTCTGGGATGTCGTCGAGGGCATCGTCGCCGTCACCGCAGGACTCGCGGCCAACTCCATCGCACTTGTCGGCTTCGGGATCGACTCCGCTATCGAGGTGTTCGCCGCCTCCGTGGTGATCTGGCAGCTACGCGGCGGCTCCCAGTCCCGGCAGGGACCCGCCCTACGACTGATCGCCATCTCCTTCTTCGTGCTCGCCGGCTACGTTGCTTTCGAGTCAACGCGCGATCTGATCAGTCAGGATCGAGCCGGCGAGTCTGTGGTCGGCATTCTGCTCAACGCCGTTGCGCTCGCCGTCATGGTGCCGGTGGCAATCGCTCAACGCCGCACCGGACAAGCTCTGGACAACCCCGTGCTGTTGGCCCAATCCACCGAGACGTGGATGTCGAACGCCCTCTCGGTCACGGTTCTCACCGGCCTCGGGCTCAACTCGACGCTCGGATGGTGGTGGGCCGACCCGGTCGTGGCCCTCGTGGTTGCCGCCCTCGCTGCCTGGTCCGGCTTCGAGACGTGGCGCGAGGGCAAAGAGCGCTCCCTCACCTCCACGGAGCACGCCGATCCCTGA
- a CDS encoding F510_1955 family glycosylhydrolase produces the protein MFAAVGAVAALVAIGGTVVALSGDGDESTSGSSVEIVHVHGLGVDPLGGVLLAGTHHGLFRVPQGAQATRVGEQVQDFMGFTVAGPNHYLASGHPGPAQLGPESVGLIESTDGGRSWQSLSLEGKADFHALEARHGLVYGLNALTGDFMVSQDKRTWQTRGQLPIADFAVSPDDAEILLATTEQGLARSEDGGNTYTPVAAAPPLLLVSWAEDGTIVGAGQDGTLHASTDGARTWQRRGSLGSTPHALTATSGSDVFAAVDGAILASLDGGRTFAVRYRE, from the coding sequence GTGTTTGCGGCGGTTGGCGCCGTCGCTGCCCTGGTGGCGATAGGCGGCACCGTGGTGGCCCTTTCCGGGGACGGCGACGAGAGCACGTCCGGGAGTTCCGTCGAGATTGTCCACGTGCACGGGCTGGGCGTGGACCCCCTCGGTGGGGTGCTCCTTGCCGGCACGCACCACGGGCTCTTCCGCGTCCCGCAAGGCGCACAGGCCACCCGCGTCGGTGAGCAGGTGCAGGACTTCATGGGCTTCACCGTGGCGGGGCCGAATCACTACCTGGCCAGCGGACATCCTGGTCCTGCCCAGTTGGGTCCGGAGTCGGTCGGGCTCATCGAATCCACCGACGGCGGGCGTAGCTGGCAGTCTCTCTCGCTCGAGGGCAAGGCCGACTTCCATGCCCTCGAGGCGCGCCACGGACTCGTGTACGGCCTCAACGCCCTCACGGGCGACTTCATGGTCAGCCAGGACAAGCGGACGTGGCAGACCCGTGGGCAGCTGCCCATCGCCGACTTCGCGGTCAGCCCAGACGACGCCGAGATCCTGCTGGCCACGACCGAGCAGGGGCTGGCTCGCAGCGAGGACGGCGGCAACACCTACACGCCCGTGGCAGCGGCCCCGCCGCTGCTCCTGGTGTCCTGGGCCGAGGACGGCACGATTGTCGGCGCCGGCCAGGACGGGACGTTGCATGCCAGCACCGATGGCGCCCGCACATGGCAGCGCCGTGGCAGCCTCGGCTCCACCCCGCACGCGCTGACCGCGACCAGCGGCAGCGACGTCTTCGCCGCCGTGGATGGCGCCATCCTGGCCTCGCTCGACGGCGGGCGGACCTTCGCCGTCCGATACCGCGAGTAG